The following coding sequences are from one Paenibacillus sp. FSL R5-0912 window:
- the pabA gene encoding aminodeoxychorismate/anthranilate synthase component II, which yields MILVIDNYDSFTYNLVQYLGELGEDVKVSRNDEISIQEIEALAPDHILISPGPCTPNEAGISLELLQHFKGVIPIFGVCLGHQAIGQAFGGNVIRAERLMHGKTSPIHHKGTSVFEGLESPFTATRYHSLIVERESLPDCLEITAETAEGEIMALRHKEYPIEGVQFHPESIITDHGHTMLRNFLKRRAGEPA from the coding sequence ATGATCTTGGTCATCGATAATTATGATTCCTTTACGTATAACCTGGTGCAATATCTGGGGGAGCTGGGGGAGGACGTTAAGGTATCCCGTAACGATGAGATCAGTATTCAGGAGATTGAAGCCCTGGCACCGGATCATATTTTGATCTCTCCGGGACCCTGTACACCCAATGAGGCAGGCATCAGTCTGGAGCTGCTGCAGCATTTCAAAGGAGTCATCCCGATCTTTGGTGTATGCCTCGGCCATCAGGCCATCGGACAAGCCTTCGGCGGTAATGTGATCCGGGCAGAACGCCTGATGCACGGCAAAACCTCGCCGATTCACCATAAGGGCACCTCTGTCTTCGAAGGACTGGAGTCCCCGTTTACAGCAACACGATATCATTCCTTGATTGTAGAACGTGAGAGTCTGCCGGATTGCCTGGAGATTACTGCAGAAACGGCCGAAGGCGAGATTATGGCCCTGCGCCATAAGGAATACCCAATCGAAGGCGTGCAGTTCCATCCCGAGTCGATCATTACCGATCATGGACATACGATGCTGCGCAATTTCCTGAAACGGAGAGCCGGAGAACCGGCATGA
- a CDS encoding aminotransferase class IV yields the protein MKYIGLNNKAVDAKDAVVSALDHGFLYGMGLFETFRTYGGEPFLLQRHLDRMAEGCRQLGIPFAPDVQQLLEWIRLIMDKNELSEAYVRYTVTAGEDILGLPAGDYKQPNQLLYIKALPELPDSLYSEGKELQLLHHRRNTPEGPVRLKSLHYMNNILAKRELAGYPSSSRGAEGLMLTAAGDISEGIVSNIFFAADNRLYTPDIATGILPGITREMVLELAASAGLHPEQGFYRWEQLEAADEIFLTNSVQEIVPVTALWNGDRRIKIGSGRCGERTNAILKLYRERAGGLE from the coding sequence ATGAAATATATAGGACTTAACAATAAAGCAGTCGACGCCAAAGACGCCGTGGTCTCCGCCCTGGATCACGGCTTTTTGTACGGAATGGGTCTGTTTGAGACCTTCCGCACCTACGGGGGGGAGCCCTTTCTGCTGCAGAGGCATCTTGACCGGATGGCAGAGGGCTGCCGGCAGCTGGGTATTCCCTTTGCGCCGGATGTGCAGCAGCTGCTGGAATGGATTCGGCTTATAATGGACAAGAATGAGCTTAGCGAGGCTTATGTCCGCTATACAGTTACAGCCGGTGAAGATATCCTCGGGCTGCCGGCAGGAGATTACAAGCAGCCTAATCAGCTGCTGTATATCAAAGCGCTGCCGGAACTGCCGGACAGCCTGTATAGCGAAGGCAAAGAACTGCAACTGCTGCATCACCGGCGGAATACCCCGGAAGGCCCTGTACGGCTGAAGTCGCTGCATTATATGAACAACATTCTGGCCAAGCGTGAGCTGGCCGGATACCCGTCTTCGTCTAGAGGAGCAGAGGGGTTGATGCTGACGGCAGCGGGCGACATATCCGAGGGAATCGTGAGCAACATCTTTTTCGCCGCAGATAACCGGCTCTATACCCCCGATATAGCTACAGGCATTCTCCCCGGAATTACCCGGGAAATGGTGCTGGAGCTGGCAGCATCCGCAGGGCTCCATCCAGAACAAGGCTTTTACCGCTGGGAGCAGCTTGAGGCTGCTGACGAAATTTTCCTAACCAATTCGGTGCAGGAGATTGTACCGGTAACGGCTCTCTGGAACGGGGACCGGCGGATAAAGATAGGCAGCGGGCGCTGCGGAGAACGGACAAATGCAATCCTGAAGCTTTACAGAGAAAGGGCGGGGGGGCTGGAATGA